The Lactuca sativa cultivar Salinas chromosome 2, Lsat_Salinas_v11, whole genome shotgun sequence genome includes a window with the following:
- the LOC111883378 gene encoding coatomer subunit beta-1: MEKSCTLLVHFDKGTPALANEIKEALEGNDDMAKIEAMKKAVMLLLNGETLPQLFITMVRYVLPSEDHTVQKLLLLYLEIIEKTDSKGKVLPEMILICQNLRNNLQHPNEYIRGVTLRFLCRINEAEIIEPLIPSILTNLEHRHPFVRRNAILSVMAIYKLPQGEHLLVDAPEMIEKVLSTEADQSAKRNAFLMLFTCAQDHAVNYLLTHVDRVSEWGELLQMVVLDLIRKVCRVKRGEKGKYIKIIISLLNVPSAAVVFECASTLVSLSSAPTAIRAAANTYCQLLLTQSDNNVKLIVLDRLDELKSSHREIMVDMIMDILRALSSPNHDIRRKTLDIVLDLITPRNINEVVLTLKKEVVKTQSGELEKDGEYRQMLIQSIHSCAVKFPEVAGTVVHMLMDFLGDSNVASAMDVIVFVREIIETNPKLRVSIVTRLLDTFYQIRAARVCSCALWIISEYCLSLSEVENGIMTIKQSLGDLPFYEAPEEGDSENKSTKVNSITVSSKRPAILADGTYATQSAASETVFAPVNSLQSTLTSGNLRSLLLTGDFFLGAVVACTLTKLVLRLTEVQMLKSEVNRVCTQVLLIVVSMVQLGQSSFLPHPIDSDSCDRIVVCLRLLCNRNEEIKKIWLKSCRESFVQMLVEKQMRETEEIKAKALVSHAQPDDLIDFYHLKSRKGMSQLEIEDEVQDDLKRATGEFIKEGDAANKLNRILQLTGFSDPVYAEAYVTVHHYDIVLDVTVINRTKETLQNLCLELATMGDLKLVERPQNYTLAPQTSKQIKANIKVSSTETGVIFGNLVYETSNVLERNVVVLNDIHIDIMDYISPAVCSDTAYRNMWAEFEWENKVAVNTVIQDEKEFLDHIIKSTNMKCLTPPSALEGYCGFLAANLYAKSVFGEDALVNLCVEKQADGKLSGYIRIRSKTQGIALSLGDKITLKQKGGP, from the exons ATGGAGAAATCTTGCACTCTACTTGTTCATTTTGACAAAGGAACACCAGCACTTGCCAATGAGATCAAAGAAGCTCTTGAAGGAAACGATGACATGGCAAAGATAGAAGCCATGAAAAAAGCTGTCATGCTCTTGCTAAACGGTGAAACACTACCACAGCTTTTCATCACAATGGTTCGATATGTTCTTCCTTCAGAGGATCACACTGTTCAAAAACTTCTCCTTCTTTACCTCGAAATCATTGAAAAAACAGACTCAAAGGGAAAAGTCTTACCTGAAATGATCTTAATCTGCCAAAACTTAAGAAACAATCTCCAACACCCAAATGAATACATCCGTGGTGTTACCTTAAGATTCCTTTGTCGAATCAATGAAGCAGAAATCATCGAACCCTTAATCCCTTCTATATTAACCAATCTTGAACATCGTCATCCATTTGTTAGAAGAAACGCCATACTTTCAGTAATGGCAATCTACAAACTCCCACAAGGAGAACACCTTTTGGTAGATGCCCCtgaaatgattgaaaaagttctCTCAACAGAAGCAGACCAATCAGCAAAAAGAAACGCATTCCTTATGCTTTTCACATGTGCACAAGACCATGCGGTAAATTACCTTTTAACCCATGTCGATAGAGTCTCAGAATGGGGGGAGTTGCTACAAATGGTGGTGTTAGACTTGATACGCAAAGTTTGCAGAGTGAAAAGAGGAGAAAAGGGTAAATACATAAAGATCATTATATCTTTACTAAATGTCCCTTCAGCTGCTGTAGTTTTCGAATGTGCTTCCACATTGGTGTCACTCTCATCTGCTCCAACTGCCATTAGAGCTGCAGCAAATACTTATTGTCAACTTTTGTTAACTCAAAGTGACAACAATGTGAAACTCATTGTTCTTGATCGATTAGATGAGTTAAAATCTTCACATAGAGAGATCATGGTGGACATGATAATGGACATACTCAGAGCACTTTCAAGCCCAAATCACGACATTCGAAGAAAAACCCTTGATATTGTTCTTGACCTAATTACCCCTCGTAACATAAACGAAGTTGTTCTCACTTTAAAAAAAGAAGTTGTGAAGACTCAAAGTggagagttagaaaaagatggaGAATATCGCCAAATGCTTATACAATCCATTCATTCATGTGCAGTTAAGTTCCCTGAAGTTGCAGGGACAGTTGTCCACATGTTAATGGACTTTTTAGGTGATAGTAATGTTGCTTCAGCTATGGATGTGATTGTTTTTGTTAGGGAGATAATTGAAACAAATCCAAAGTTGAGGGTGTCAATTGTAACTCGATTGTTAGACACTTTTTATCAAATTCGAGCAGCTAGGGTTTGTTCGTGTGCTCTTTGGATTATAAGTGAGTATTGTCTTTCACTTTCTGAAGTGGAAAATGGAATCATGACAATAAAACAATCTCTTGGAGATTTACCTTTTTATGAAGCTCCAGAAGAAGGCGACAGTGAAaacaagtcaacaaaagtcaactcaatTACTGTTTCTTCTAAACGCCCTGCGATTCTTGCAGATGGGACATATGCGACTCAAAGTGCAGCTTCTGAGACTGTTTTTGCTCCAGTCAACAGTCTTCAGTCAACATTGACTTCTGGGAACTTGAGGTCTCTTTTGTTGACTGGTGATTTCTTTCTTGGTGCTGTGGTGGCATGCACGTTGACTAAACTTGTGTTGCGTTTGACCGAGGTTCAGATGTTGAAAAGTGAAGTGAATAGGGTTTGTACACAAGTGTTGTTGATTGTTGTGTCCATGGTCCAACTTGGTCAATCTTCGTTTTTGCCACATCCGATTGATAGTGATTCTTGTGATAGAATTGTTGTTTGTTTAAGATTGTTGTGTAATCGAAATGAAGAGATCAAGAAAATATGGCTGAAGTCTTGTCGTGAAAGTTTTGTTCAAATGCTTGTGGAGAAACAGATGAGGGAAACTGAAGAGATAAAAGCTAAGGCTTTGGTTTCTCATGCTCAACCTGATGATCTCATTGACTTTTACCATTTGAAGAGCAGGAAG GGAATGAGCCAGTTGGAAATAGAAGACGAAGTTCAAGATGACCTAAAACGAGCAACAGGAGAATTCATCAAAGAAGGAGATGCTGCAAACAAACTCAACCGAATTCTCCAACTAACCGGATTCAGCGACCCCGTATACGCAGAAGCATACGTAACCGTACATCACTACGACATTGTCCTCGATGTAACTGTCATCAACCGAACCAAAGAAACTCTCCAAAATCTCTGTTTAGAATTAGCCACAATGGGCGACCTTAAACTCGTTGAACGTCCACAAAATTACACTCTTGCCCCTCAAACAAGCAAGCAGATCAAAGCCAACATTAAGGTGTCGTCAACCGAGACCGGGGTCATATTTGGGAACCTTGTTTATGAAACTTCAAATGTGCTTGAGCGAAATGTCGTTGTGTTAAATGATATTCATATTGACATTATGGATTACATATCTCCAGCTGTTTGTAGTGATACTGCTTATAGAAACATGTGGGCTGAATTCGAGTGGGAAAATAAG GTTGCTGTGAACACTGTGATTCAAGATGAGAAGGAATTTTTGGATCATATTATTAAATCAACCAACATGAAGTGCCTTACTCCACC GTCTGCCCTTGAGGGTTATTGTGGGTTCCTGGCTGCTAATTTGTATGCCAAGAGTGTATTTGGGGAGGACGCTTTGGTAAATTTGTGCGTTGAGAAGCAGGCGGATGGTAAGCTAAGTGGATACATTCGGATTAGAAGCAAAACCCAAGGGATAGCTTTAAGCTTGGGTGACAAAATAACTCTGAAGCAGAAGGGAGGCCCCTAA